tcaaaaaaacccctgactgCAGCGTGAAGGGTGCCAGAACACGCATATTGAATCTAGAAGCTAATGAAGCTCAGCATTGAGACATTAATACTGTATCCTGTTAATTATTTacagagaaattgagtccctttttTTGACCGTTGTGTTTCAGTCCGACCTGCTCAAACGCAAAGTTTCTCGTTTAAAGAGTGAGGAAGCTCCAGTTTGCGATCCTTTGAATCTCCACCCCCCCCGGGTCTCGGTGCTGCGCTTCGGGAGAGGACGGGGAAGGGGACACCAGGCAGCCGGCACGTGCTCTGCGTCCCctcgctgcctgctcctgccgggTTTGGCAGGCAGGAGCGGGTTTGCCTGCCTGCCCTGAAATCAGGCCCCACAAAGCACTGCAAGGTGCCCCCGAACCGCTCTAACACAAGAGGACCTGAACCTGAAATACCCAGGTCAACGGGGACAGCAGCAACTCGTCCTGGTGCGGTGGGAAGAGCTCGTGGATGGAGAAGCCTCCCACAGTTAGTGCTATCTGCAGCCAGCGGACAATGCCGGAAAGAACAGAGCAATCCCTTATGGAACATCACAGGCAGGCACAGCCTCAACGGATTAGTCCTAAACCACCTCTCCCTGCATGTAAGATGGCAAACGGTTACGGTTAAAAGGCTCTTCCTTCACCGGAAGACTGTACTGCactgcacagcagggctggcacctCCAAATCACCGGTtcaaacccaggagaaaaaaagaaaaaaaaaaggcggggggggggggggggggggagatattTTATACTCTGGGAGACAACCCAAATTCCCAACACTCCTGAGACTGCCTCCAGTGTCGATTTCTATAAGCAGCTGCTTAGCAAAGGCAAGGAGCGCGCAGCATGCCCGGGCTGCTTCCCTCCGCAAAGCCGGCAGCCACCGCCGCCCTCCAACGCGATGCCGTTCATTAGCTGTTAGAGTCACCGGTGTCGTCCATGCACCTCACCTAGTCCAAgtctcacatttttcttctgcaaaatgctaaatgaagatttttttttttttttttacattttatagtacataaaaacttcaaaaatacaTGAGCTTGATAAAATATACATGCTTAGTCATTTTGCATCTAGCTGAAACTATAAAGTTGAACCTTTACAAGTGTCTTATTTCACCTACAGCAAACATATTTACACAAAAGCCACCAGAACAAGTACCACTAAAAGAACTGGCTGTAAAAAATATTATTGCGGTATACTACAAATGTAACCTTTTTATATGAGCTACAAAAAGCAGCATCTTTGTTTACAGAGTTCAGTGCAattctttacattaaaaaaaaataccctatAAATTAATAAGGAAACCATCAGTATTACAGAGGAAAGAATACACTTTACATACCCCGGCCACTCTCCCCAGTCCTCTGTATTGCTTCAATTCCtaaagggatttttcttctctctctcatccGAGTGCCTCTTTCCCAACACCGCAGAAGATGGAAGTCAGAGTAATATTCCCCCCCAGGCGAAGAGTGGTCAAAGCCCAGATTGAAATCACCAGCCAAACCGAGGACCTCTCTCCAGTCCAGGATATCCAGAAGGCGTCAAGGTGCAGTCCTCGCGCAGGAGAATGCTAATGCAGGATGGAGAAGGGTCGGAGCTCTGAGCACACGCGCAGCTCCTCTCTTCGGCTTTAAAATAAGATCTTACTTCCACCTTTGCTGCCCACACCGAGAAAAAAAGAACCCAAGTATGCAGCGATCGGGTGCCAAGAAATCTCCTGTAACGCCTGAAAACTGGTACTGGCCCAGCCAAAACTAGAGCGGCACTGCCCTTCCACCAGTCTCCTCGCCAGGATCCACAGCTGTCAGTTACTGAATGTTTTATCGCTGATTACAAGCCAGATTCAATCATGCTGACTATTTTAATTAGATGACCTCATTAAAAGGATTTTGAGAGACCTATTAGTGTGTATGAAATCTCATTTATCATATACAAGGCGGCCAAAGGAAGATGACCAAGTGTAAGAAtccgggggaaaaaaagcctttccaaGTGTCTCGCTGGTCTACATGTGACATGATTCTTCTAGGATACAGTGCTGCTACGTGTACGGAAGTGTCGGGGACGCGAGACAGTCCCTGGTAGCAGATATACACAACGCTTACGAACTGACCCgccgcctgctgctgcccagccctcaAGCCTTTGGCTTCTTTGGCTGCTAAAGAGTGAAAGGAAATTCTCAGGCCCCACCTGCCAGCTGGATCAACTTCAACCCCttcccaaaatgcaaaatattctccTTCCTCCAAGGTTACTTCattttgtccttcatgtgccgTGACTGGGCGGATGCTGCAAGTCCTGTCCTGAGAAAATGGGGTGCAGCAAAGGGTGAAGATGTAACGCTGTAGCGGCCGCAGCGGCAGCGGGTCTCGGGGCAAGAAGGGTTGGATAAAGAGCGTGAGGAACCGGATGAAAAGTAAAGGGGCCCGGATGGATAGCTGACGCCGGAATGATGTGGATGGGGTGGCTGGCTAGAAACGTAGCAGGGTGCCCTGGAATAATCGAGTGGGTCAAGTGGGATAACGAAATAGGCGTCAAGTGGGGCTGGGGTATATGATGAACCTGAGCgagaggctggggatgggggTGAGGGTGAATCccgatggcggcggcggccgcggcggcgtgGTGCTGCAGGATGGCATGCTGCACGGTGGTGATGGAGGTCGCGGATGCCGCCGCCGGCTGCTGAATGTggatgggctgcagggcaggcgcTGCCGGCGCCAGGGCCGCCGaggcaggaaaggccttgacctGCTTtgccagaagctgctgctgaatgtgctgctgagcagcttgctgcagcttactgtatttctccatttcttcaggTGTAAAAGTGATCGGCTGGCTCTCGAGCGGTGCTAGAGAGGAGTCTTCTCCTCCTTCCCGGTCTCCTTCAATGCTCGGCTCCCCGCTCTGAGGCACGTAGCCAGAAAAGTGCTCAACATCTGGAACTAAGGGCATCATACTGGTTTCTACTGGAACAGGCTGGCTGCCCCCGTCCATAGGTTCTAGCCCATCACCATCGCTCGGATCCGAGAGGAAGTTGTGCGGCATGACCAGATCTCCAGAACCAAAGCACTCAGGGAGTGCCGGTGCTTCGAGAGGAATGGACGGCATTTCCACAGCAGGTTCATCACGTTTCTGCTCATCCAGAGGTTTGTCCTGAATTACCATCACCACTTCTTCCAGGCCAGCCAACTGAGCCTCCTCAATGCCTTGGGAAACATCCTCAGAATCCGACAGCTCTTGCTCCTCGCCCCTCTCCAAGCCAGACTCTTCATATCTTTTGGCGTTTGGTTTTCGAACGGTTGGCAGTTTCCCAATTAAGGGGAGAACCGGTTTGTTGCCTAAGGAAGGAGGAAGTTTTGGGCCAAAGTAGCCCTGGGGAGGATCTTTGAGCTTTATGCCCACCTTGTTTGCTCCTGCCAGCATCTCATCGGTGATGCAGGGCTTCTTCTCAACCTTCCTGGATTGAATCTTTTCCAGGAGAAGTTTTGCAGTGACAGAGTTTCTCTCTTCTGGACTGCAGTCACCTTCCGAGGCCCTCCCCGTGCCAGAGCCGCTGCTGTTCTGGGAGAGCGAGCCAGACCCTTTCAGATCCTCTCCTTTGCCATCCTCTTTCTTCAGTGACGATCCTTCACTTCGGCCTCTCTGGAAATAGTGAGGAGACTGTGAGCGATAGATTTTGGACCTGATAAAGTCTCTTCTCCCAGACCTCCTCTCTTCAGGGCTCTCGTGGCCTCGAGAGCCCTTTCGCGAGAGAGACCTCTGCGAGTGGCTTCTCGTACTGCGGCTGCGATCCCTGCTATAGCTGCGGCTCCGTTTCCAACTGCGACCCGTTACGCTTCGGCTTCTCCTCTTGCTTcgactgcggctgcagctgctaCTGTGTGTTCTGCCCCGGCTCCTTGTTCTTGACCTGCCTCGAGGGTGGGTTCGGCTCCTGCTTCGACTCCTCGACCTGCTCCTACTTGAGCTGTAGTCATCTTCAGAAGAGGAGTACTTGCGCCGCTTTGATCTGTGATTTGAGCTGTTGTAGTCGGAGTCATCCTCCGAGTCATGGGACCGCTTTGAATGGCACCTTGACCGGTCACTGTAATCGCTGTAGCTATCATCCGAGTAACTTCTCCGACGGCTGTACCGGCTGTGGTCCGAGGAGGCGTCAGAGCTGGTCGAATAGGACCTGTGAGAGGAGTGCCTCCGCCCCGACCTGGAGCGGCTCCTGGAGTGGTCACTGCCGGAGTCATAGTCATCGCTGTACTGTGACGGGGATTTCTGCCGGCAGTGCTTCCTGTGAGAGCCCTCGTCGCTGTCGTAGTCCCCGCTGCTCTGCCGGCTCCTGCGGCTGGTCCTGGCCAGGGAAGGAGCCGAACACTGTCTCCTCGAAGCAGGtaactgctgcagctcagccttgTGCTTTTTGCTGCCGTGCTCTTGGCAGGAGTTACCACCATCCTCTTTTTTACTGCTGCTTCCCTCTTCAGCAGACAGAGACTTCCTCTGGGACTCCTGAGAGAACcgctttttcttctggaaatggcTACACTCTTCAGACAGTTCGGTTTTTAGCGCTCGTTCTGATTCAGTAGAAAGAGAGGATTTGCcttttttgtgtctgtgtctTTTCCGTTTCTTCggcttctcttcccccaggtCAGTTTTTCGGCCCTTCTCGTCAGCTTCCTCCTTGTGTTTACGTTTGTGTTTGCTGGactttttgtgcttctttttctttttgtgtttatgGGATCTCCCAGATTTATTCTTACCAGTTATGCTTTTACTActgtcctctccctctcccttacTAAGGCTTGTCAAACTGGACTCCTGCTTGTTCTGGGAGCCACAGGTGGACAGagatttgctttccatttttagaGCAGAACTGTTAGCTGCGCTTTCTGCCTCCTTGGGTTTGCTTATCTCACCAGAGTCTGTACTCTGAACGTTTTCTTTACAAAGACCCCCTGGATCCTTAGATTTCTCTGCTCCTTTACCTTTAGCATCTTTGTTGCGAGAGAGCTTGAAATCAAAATACAGGGGGTTACAACTGTACGAAACAGATGGTTCTGCTTTGGTAAATATGAGAAGCTCTGAAGGCCACTGGAGAGTCGTGCTCTCATCTTTACTCAAAACGGGGAAAAAAGGTCCTGTTGGATGCTTTGGTCCTTCAGTGACATCTTTACAGCCTAGGACAGGCTGAGTGACTTCTTTAGTAGTGTCTGGCTCAGGGAGATTGCTCTCTGTAAGATGCTTGCTCTCCTGCATACTCGCATTTTCTGGGACTTCTTTTAgttctgttttgctctgctgagctgcagtttcAGTAGTactctgctccttctgctgccccGTGCTCTCAGCAGCCTTTTCTGTGTGCTTGCCGGGTTTGGGTTTTGGAGAACTACCCTTTTTAACTTCATGCGTGgtttttttgttcacattttcagCTTCCATTTGTTCGGTGGACTTCATGAAAAGCAGGAATTGAAAATTAGGCTTTACTTTACAATGGGCTGGGGGAATATAGTGGTAGTATTCTGGTTCAACTGCCATTGGTCCGTCTTCTCGTCTCATCTTTTTCAGTTTAGATAAGGTAGTGGCTAGAGACCCACTATCTTTGTCATGTTGGTCATCTTCCTCCGCCTTGCTGTCAGAATTATTTGTGCTTTCGCCCTCACCAGATTTCTGCAGGCTCCCTGCATCTGAAGACCCTCTCTCATCACCTTTTGCTCCATCTGCAGAACTTGATTCTTCCACGTGGTCCTTGAAAACAGAAGCTATGGTCTCAAGCTTTACCGGAGTCTTCTTGGCAAATGAAAACGACACGCCTATCTTCTGCAGTGGAGTTCCCGAAGTACTCTTAATGCCAAAGCTGATTGCTTGCGCTGTCTGGATGGGCGTTTGGCTTGGCATAACAGTGCCACCGACTTGTCCAGTGTTTAGGAATCCTCTGTCCATAGTCATCTCTGTAGCGTGGCCAGAACTCGTCTGGATGAAAGAACTGCTGTTGGCTGCAGAATCGTCATCATCTCCACCTTCCTCATCCACAGCCACCGTGGTGGTTCTGAACATGGGTCCACTTCCAGGAGCACTGTATGAACAAGTTAAAATAGAAGAAACAGCTGACTGCCATTTGTATACCTCTGCATTTGGTTTCATGCTTGATCTCAAACAATCTTTTACCCGTTTCAAGTACTCTTGTATCcagaaatatgcattaaaatagcATTATACAgccatttgaatttttaaaatattaaacaacgGAAGAAAACTAGTATTGCTGCATAAAGCAATTTGGGGGTGCCCCGGACTACCATTTTAGTGAGTTCACTCCTACCAAAACCACAACATGAGGCCAAACTTAAGCGTGAAGCTTTGCCCTCAAAACTTGTGCAGGATTACAGGAGCAAGAACGCCAGTGCGGCAAAGGGCCGCAGTCCCACGCAGGACTCTTGCACACACGCTCCAAGGGTGCTCAGGGATCACCTCTACTCACCATTCAGGCTGTCTCCTCTGTTCAGCCAGTTCGTGTAGACGCCGGAGGGctttctcttgcttcctttcaTCTTTACGTGATCTTGAAGAGACATTTCGAGCAAATTCCCTCTGCTTGAGATCTTTCAACCTCTGaggcaaaagaaagcaggaaCAGATTAGATAAAAGCAGTTTGTGGTTAAGTGTCCGAAAGCATCTCTTTGCTGTAGCACTGGAAAATATGCTGTAAAGCCCCTCCCCAGTAACATTTATTGAGCTAGGATGGAGCAACAGCATCGTAGCTCAACAAACCAAATGGAGCACGTTGCCATCCTCCCAGTAGCTAAATGAAAAGACAACTGTTGATCACTTTTGGCTATGACTTCAAGTCTCTGTATATACATTTCCAATCAACATTACTGGTTTTCTTTAGCATGTACAATAAAGCTGATTTCAAAGCAACAAGcaaattttggaaggaaaaggggggaaaaaaaagactgtttgcTGCTCTTGCAGGGTGCAAATGTACTTGACAAACAGTGCGTGACAGAAGTCTTAATAGCATGGGCCAAAGAACAGAAAGGGATTAGCTGGTGCAAGAGAGTCACCCAGGTATTATATCTTACAAAAGCAATGTACAAATTACATTGGAGAAGGTGCCAAAAATCCCATGCAGATGATTCCagtaagcaaataaataatacaaCATACACCACAAATAGTTACTTTTTTCCTGACAGTAGTTCTAAGCGGTCTCTCAAGAAACAAAATGCTCTAAAATGCAGTGGGGTCTTTT
The nucleotide sequence above comes from Mycteria americana isolate JAX WOST 10 ecotype Jacksonville Zoo and Gardens chromosome 22, USCA_MyAme_1.0, whole genome shotgun sequence. Encoded proteins:
- the GPATCH8 gene encoding G patch domain-containing protein 8 isoform X2 yields the protein MGMGRMEMELDYAEDATERRRVLEVEKEDTEELRQKYKDYVDKEKAIAKALEDLRANFYCELCDKQYQKHQEFDNHINSYDHAHKQRLKDLKQREFARNVSSRSRKDERKQEKALRRLHELAEQRRQPECAPGSGPMFRTTTVAVDEEGGDDDDSAANSSSFIQTSSGHATEMTMDRGFLNTGQVGGTVMPSQTPIQTAQAISFGIKSTSGTPLQKIGVSFSFAKKTPVKLETIASVFKDHVEESSSADGAKGDERGSSDAGSLQKSGEGESTNNSDSKAEEDDQHDKDSGSLATTLSKLKKMRREDGPMAVEPEYYHYIPPAHCKVKPNFQFLLFMKSTEQMEAENVNKKTTHEVKKGSSPKPKPGKHTEKAAESTGQQKEQSTTETAAQQSKTELKEVPENASMQESKHLTESNLPEPDTTKEVTQPVLGCKDVTEGPKHPTGPFFPVLSKDESTTLQWPSELLIFTKAEPSVSYSCNPLYFDFKLSRNKDAKGKGAEKSKDPGGLCKENVQSTDSGEISKPKEAESAANSSALKMESKSLSTCGSQNKQESSLTSLSKGEGEDSSKSITGKNKSGRSHKHKKKKKHKKSSKHKRKHKEEADEKGRKTDLGEEKPKKRKRHRHKKGKSSLSTESERALKTELSEECSHFQKKKRFSQESQRKSLSAEEGSSSKKEDGGNSCQEHGSKKHKAELQQLPASRRQCSAPSLARTSRRSRQSSGDYDSDEGSHRKHCRQKSPSQYSDDYDSGSDHSRSRSRSGRRHSSHRSYSTSSDASSDHSRYSRRRSYSDDSYSDYSDRSRCHSKRSHDSEDDSDYNSSNHRSKRRKYSSSEDDYSSSRSRSRSRSRSRTHPRGRSRTRSRGRTHSSSCSRSRSKRRSRSVTGRSWKRSRSYSRDRSRSTRSHSQRSLSRKGSRGHESPEERRSGRRDFIRSKIYRSQSPHYFQRGRSEGSSLKKEDGKGEDLKGSGSLSQNSSGSGTGRASEGDCSPEERNSVTAKLLLEKIQSRKVEKKPCITDEMLAGANKVGIKLKDPPQGYFGPKLPPSLGNKPVLPLIGKLPTVRKPNAKRYEESGLERGEEQELSDSEDVSQGIEEAQLAGLEEVVMVIQDKPLDEQKRDEPAVEMPSIPLEAPALPECFGSGDLVMPHNFLSDPSDGDGLEPMDGGSQPVPVETSMMPLVPDVEHFSGYVPQSGEPSIEGDREGGEDSSLAPLESQPITFTPEEMEKYSKLQQAAQQHIQQQLLAKQVKAFPASAALAPAAPALQPIHIQQPAAASATSITTVQHAILQHHAAAAAAAIGIHPHPHPQPLAQVHHIPQPHLTPISLSHLTHSIIPGHPATFLASHPIHIIPASAIHPGPFTFHPVPHALYPTLLAPRPAAAAAATALHLHPLLHPIFSGQDLQHPPSHGT
- the GPATCH8 gene encoding G patch domain-containing protein 8 isoform X1; amino-acid sequence: MADRFSRFNEDRDFQGNHFDQYEEGHLEIEQASLDKPIESDNIGHRLLQKHGWKLGQGLGKSLQGRTDPIPIVVKYDVMGMGRMEMELDYAEDATERRRVLEVEKEDTEELRQKYKDYVDKEKAIAKALEDLRANFYCELCDKQYQKHQEFDNHINSYDHAHKQRLKDLKQREFARNVSSRSRKDERKQEKALRRLHELAEQRRQPECAPGSGPMFRTTTVAVDEEGGDDDDSAANSSSFIQTSSGHATEMTMDRGFLNTGQVGGTVMPSQTPIQTAQAISFGIKSTSGTPLQKIGVSFSFAKKTPVKLETIASVFKDHVEESSSADGAKGDERGSSDAGSLQKSGEGESTNNSDSKAEEDDQHDKDSGSLATTLSKLKKMRREDGPMAVEPEYYHYIPPAHCKVKPNFQFLLFMKSTEQMEAENVNKKTTHEVKKGSSPKPKPGKHTEKAAESTGQQKEQSTTETAAQQSKTELKEVPENASMQESKHLTESNLPEPDTTKEVTQPVLGCKDVTEGPKHPTGPFFPVLSKDESTTLQWPSELLIFTKAEPSVSYSCNPLYFDFKLSRNKDAKGKGAEKSKDPGGLCKENVQSTDSGEISKPKEAESAANSSALKMESKSLSTCGSQNKQESSLTSLSKGEGEDSSKSITGKNKSGRSHKHKKKKKHKKSSKHKRKHKEEADEKGRKTDLGEEKPKKRKRHRHKKGKSSLSTESERALKTELSEECSHFQKKKRFSQESQRKSLSAEEGSSSKKEDGGNSCQEHGSKKHKAELQQLPASRRQCSAPSLARTSRRSRQSSGDYDSDEGSHRKHCRQKSPSQYSDDYDSGSDHSRSRSRSGRRHSSHRSYSTSSDASSDHSRYSRRRSYSDDSYSDYSDRSRCHSKRSHDSEDDSDYNSSNHRSKRRKYSSSEDDYSSSRSRSRSRSRSRTHPRGRSRTRSRGRTHSSSCSRSRSKRRSRSVTGRSWKRSRSYSRDRSRSTRSHSQRSLSRKGSRGHESPEERRSGRRDFIRSKIYRSQSPHYFQRGRSEGSSLKKEDGKGEDLKGSGSLSQNSSGSGTGRASEGDCSPEERNSVTAKLLLEKIQSRKVEKKPCITDEMLAGANKVGIKLKDPPQGYFGPKLPPSLGNKPVLPLIGKLPTVRKPNAKRYEESGLERGEEQELSDSEDVSQGIEEAQLAGLEEVVMVIQDKPLDEQKRDEPAVEMPSIPLEAPALPECFGSGDLVMPHNFLSDPSDGDGLEPMDGGSQPVPVETSMMPLVPDVEHFSGYVPQSGEPSIEGDREGGEDSSLAPLESQPITFTPEEMEKYSKLQQAAQQHIQQQLLAKQVKAFPASAALAPAAPALQPIHIQQPAAASATSITTVQHAILQHHAAAAAAAIGIHPHPHPQPLAQVHHIPQPHLTPISLSHLTHSIIPGHPATFLASHPIHIIPASAIHPGPFTFHPVPHALYPTLLAPRPAAAAAATALHLHPLLHPIFSGQDLQHPPSHGT